One region of Eleutherodactylus coqui strain aEleCoq1 chromosome 5, aEleCoq1.hap1, whole genome shotgun sequence genomic DNA includes:
- the LOC136627231 gene encoding serine/threonine-protein kinase SBK1-like, producing MASSTRDVQLILEGLVSFASWGLQEIDLQENFCVIQKLGDGGYGSVLMVQDKKTDQKMALKLLDRNKTTEFAFLMEFSKSFFLSSHPNIIGSYGTAFKTWDYFAFAQELSIGDLCSLITPHDGLPEDTVKRCAVQISSAIEFIDSKGLVHLDIKPENILVFDEDCHCIKITDFGLSCMKGTMAKKRIGTVSYMAPEMSQVTDEDSLLVDFPLDVWSFGIVLYCLLTGEFPWHSAVSTDKAYSMFVEWQCNLEDIEPPSPWSRFPPGALKMFSGLLAIDCSKRSKSGEVVMFLEECWKEENIDSSEETSTSTTSLLSTISGYLTSENSEFDSETPPDIWKDGLEDINHFMLEQR from the exons ATGGCCTCCAGTACACGAGATGTGCAGCTTATCCTGGAAGGACTTGTCTCCTTTGCTTCCTGGGGTCTGCAGGAGATAGATCTTCAGGAGAACTTCTGTGTGATACAGAAGCTGGGAGATGGTGGCTATGGTTCTGTGCTCATGGTACAAGACAAGAAAACAG ATCAGAAAATGGCATTAAAGCTTCTCGACAGGAACAAAACAACTGAATTTGCCTTCCTCATGGAGTTCAGCAAGTCtttcttcctctcctcccatcccaatATCATTGGAAGTTATGGCACTGCCTTCAAGACTTGGGACTACTTTGCCTTTGCCCAGGAGCTGTCGATAGGGGATTTGTGCTCTCTTATAACACCTCAT GATGGCCTTCCGGAGGACACGGTAAAGAGATGTGCAGTGCAGATCTCCAGCGCCATAGAATTCATAGACAGTAAAGGGCTGGTGCATTTAGATATCAAACCAGAGAACATTTTGGTGTTTGATGAGGACTGCCACTGTATAAAAATTACGGACTTTGGTCTTTCATGTATGAAAGGAACAATGGCGAAAAAAAGGATCGGCACTGTCTCATACATGGCTCCAGAGATGAGCCAAGTTACCGACGAGGATTCTTTGCTTGTAGACTTCCCCCTGGATGTATGGTCCTTTGGTATTGTCCTCTACTGTTTGCTCACAGGCGAATTTCCATGGCACTCAGCAGTTTCCACAGACAAAGCTTATAGTATGTTTGTTGAGTGGCAATGTAATTTGGAGGATATTGAGCCACCATCACCGTGGAGCAGATTTCCACCTGGAGCTCTGAAGATGTTCAGTGGTCTTTTAGCCATAGACTGTAGTAAGAGGAGTAAATCTGGAGAAGTTGTGATGTTCTTGGAGGAATGTTGGAAAGAAGAAAACATAGACTCATCTGAAGAAACCAGCACATCAACGACTTCTCTCTTAAGTACTATATCCGGCTACTTGACTTCTGAAAATTCTGAGTTTGATAGTGAGACACCTCCAGACATTTGGAAGGATGGATTGGAAGATATTAATCATTTCATGTTGGAGCAAAGATAG